Sequence from the Miscanthus floridulus cultivar M001 chromosome 16, ASM1932011v1, whole genome shotgun sequence genome:
CTGGTGGGCAAGCTATGAGAATGTTCTTAAGAGTGTGTTTGTAGATACAGAACCTAAGAAAGCCTTGAATTCTAGTGCAAGTGCCTGTGTAGTGTGAGGATCCAGTCAGGAAAACATGAAATTCCATTGTACATTTAAGATATCTAAACCTCTGACACATGATAATAATAATACTGCCCAAAGTAGCTGCAGAGGAACTTCTTTTTCCTTGCGACTGGCCACCTTTCGCGAACAGCTTCATACCTACTAGCAGTTTCTGCTTCTCAGAATTGGTTATGATGGCTGGAGCATTATGAACTGATCATTCTATTTCTGAACAAACAGTGGATGCCAGAGCTTCGCCGATTTGCGCCCAACGTTCCGGTTGTTCTTGTTGGGACCAAGTTAGGTGAGCTAGTGCGCTGAATGTGACCTTAATTCATGGACCTTAATGCCACATATTCGTCGGCGGGGTTGTTCTTCATAGTTCCAATAGCTAATTAAGGGATTTGGTTGGACTGTCCAGATCTCCGTGACCACAGAGCCTACCTTGCTGACCATCCTGGAGCATCGACAATCACGACGGCACAGGTTTGCTCTTTCACAGTCTAACCTAGTTTCAATGCTGAATGCCATATCTTACCAGCAGATAGTTAATTCCTCTTCCTCTTGTTCTGCAGGGTGAAGAACTGAGGAAGCAGATTGGTGCTGCAGCTTACATCGAGTGCAGTTCCAAAACCCAGCAGGTAGTCATGGCCCATATGGAATGATTTTGATCGGTTATGTCCTGTTTCAAATACGGTTTGCTGTTTGGTTAATTAAAATTAGACACGTATGGATTGTTGGTAATAGACAAATTTACTGACTTTTTGTTTAATTATGTTGGCCAAACCAGAATGTCAAGTCTGTCTTCGATACAGCCATTAAAGTGGTCCTTCAACCCCCACGGAGATGGGAGGCAATGCCTGCCAGGAAGAAAAACAGGCGTGGCTCCGGATGCTCTATAATGTAAGCTGTCTTTCCATTGTTTACTAGTTGATCATATGATGATAGTAGTCTGTTAACAGTGATTACAATCCAGTGAAACTCTAAAATCCATTTGTGAAACTTGAGAATGAGCAGACCATTGGTCAATTTATCAGAAAACCCAGCATATACCTACTTTTATGTCAAGAAGGCGTCTGGTTCATCTACTTCTGTTCAAACTTAAATAAAAAATTTGGAACgacttttgtaaaaaaaaaaaaatgatttaCTGATGTAACTTTTTTGTGTCTTGCCCGCAGGAACCTTATGTGTGGCAGCACGTGTGCTGCTTAGGAGTCTTAGAACACTGAACTGGAAGGAGATGAAGGCGTGATGCATGGTGTGTATGTGTTGTGGCAACTGGCAAGTTAATTTGCTATAGAATGGGACCGCATGGATGACTGCTGCTTTTGTTTTCCTTAGCTCATCTGCTGTATGCTTGGGTTTTTAGGCTTAGTGCGTCAGGCTCTTCAAGGACTGACTTTTACCAGACTGCTGTGTTATGTAAGATGTTTGCTAGACGAGGATTGCTGTAACTGTAATGTTGTCGGAGGATGTGGTATAACTAAGATACAAgtaaggccgcgtttagttgcgtCCAAACTTGCGCCGTCTGAATTCTGtaggcactgtagcatttcgtttgtatttggtaataattgtccaatcgttgactaattaggctcaaaacgtttgtctcgtaaagtacaactaaactgtgtaattaattttttatttcgtcaacatttagtacttcatgcatgtactgtaagtttgatgtgacggtgaatcttctttttgcatagtgccaaaggccttatttagattgcaaatttttgcaatctggacatcgtagcacgtttcgtttgtatttgacaaactttgttcgatcatggactaactaggctcaaaagattcgtctcgtgatttacaatcaaactgtgcaattagttttttttacctacatttaatgctccatacatgcgtcaaaaaattgatgtgatggagagagtaaaaaaaacttggaatttcgaggtgatctaaacaaggcaaAAGTTTGGATTCTGGGTGTATATATTGGCGTTGCTTTGCTACGGATTCTGTGAGTTCATCGGCAAGTGATGCTAGACGAGGTAAATCGTATGCTCACGATCCATTCAGGCGTATGCTAATGCCACGGCAGCGTCGGTTTGGTCCAATCTTGGAATTTCAATTCCTAACACTCCAGCGAGTTCAGAATATACCCTGGAGTCAAGCCTGCTCTAATCTTGACAGTGACATTGTTTAACGGCACATTACAATCACGCTCTGCTAACCGTTACAGCGATGTAATTAGAGCCTGGAAGCTGCTAGGACTCAACGCAGATTTCTACAGCCATCGGGGCAACAGTTTATTAGCACTAGGGAGTAGGTTTTCCAAATTGTGCTTATACAATGATTGCTTATTGTTGCTATTTTAAGTCCAGAGTAATATTGAGAATATATAGAGTTCAAGAAGAACTCTGCAGGTCCCTTAGAAGGCATTCTTCCTTCGATTTCTGTACAGAGCTAAAATCAGatgaaaacaagaaaaaaaaaatacaaccaAGCAGGGGAAACAAAAGAAATTGAAATAGTGTTAGTGTTACAAAGAAAAGTACAATGCTTGTGTGAGAGGACTTGCCAGGGAAAAGTTGTCATCTTCTCCTCGTTTAATGTTATCATTGTTTTGGATAAGATGCGCCGTCATCATCTCCCACATCGTCCAGCGCTTAGCAGCTTCAACCTAATTGGGAAAAGGAAAATGTCtgttttttctaaaaataataaatgcaagACCACCAGAATCTTGCCTTTTAAGTAATGATGCAAAAAAAACTATGAGAAGGCACCAGCAATATATCATAATGTATTTACTTTCAAAAGGAAAAATATGGGGCTACCTGAACAATAGGATCAGATGAAGTTAATCTTTTGTTATACGCATCTATGAAACAATTCCTTTCATCCTCGGGAATAAAATCTCTAAATGGTTCCCATGCTGCAGATTTAAAACTGAAGTTGTTAATGtactcaaaacaaaaaaaaatggtaCATAGGTGGTTTTTCTTTCATAAACCCAGAAAGTAAAATGATTTTGATATAGAAAAATAGAACACATTGCATTAACAATATGTCATTTAAATTCAACTATAATTGCTGAAACAGATTTAACATAGTTAATATAAGTTGCCAGTAGCCCAGTACCATTATGGAACATTGACGAAATACTTGGTAATGTTTAGGGAAGTTTTTTTTTCGGTTTAtagaacaaaaaacaaaaaacataCAAACCATCTGCGAAAATGGCTGCTGCACCACCCTCATAGAACCAATCGAGCTCCTTTTTCCTAAGCAAGAAAATTCCTCTAAGGACAAGGCCAGTGACCTAGTGAGCATACAGGAAGCGTTAGTGAGATCTACAGCATGGCTCTGCTGCACAATTATTATTTGCTATAAGAGATTCATGCTCAAATACAGAATACATCAGACAAAAAAATCCATCACCTTATCAGGGTGCTCCTGGCTGTAGGCAAGTGCTAAGGTGCTTCCTCATGAACCACCAAACACCTACATTGTCTGGCAGCATTGAGTTCCAGCACTGAAAGGCGAGTAATCAATGTTGTTGAAAAAAAGAAGATAATTGCCTTGCCTGCCATTCCAGGATGTCAAGATGCTCCCTGAGCTTCTCAATGTCAGCCACCAAGTCCCAAGTAGTgttctgtaacagaaccgaccaattatacgaaattaagtaagaaaatcatccgccagagcagacgatttagcaaacttaagcccgtataacccggtagtccgtgaaatcacgaaggatttcaaaccaactcatgtcccagccatgatcgtaataagtttagcggtcaccaatcacatattacataaaagtttgcataacagatacatcagagtttaaacatagttattacaaaacaagttcgaataaaagtagcggaagtcatttgtttaaaaccacacacactcacacggagttcaaatatagtgccagcgaatgatcatctccaacaaaagcatcagatgagacgtaaggaatgaccatgcccatggtcctaagcatcacccatcgcaggatacaggcagttgatacagtagccgtaatacatctgcccatctgcaacaagtgggaataaaaccctgagtacgagaaggtactcagccagacttacccgacataaccgaaaataattgacaccaaggattatgaagggctttatagtagggtagctgactcatttgcaaaaagaagcatttttagcatttcaagaacctttctaaaagcattattgccaagttaattattattaacctgtcaactaggtttgcacctatactagagtaaacatgtgattaagcagataatgataaccaatgatcattaagcaacttccatactgtcatattcattataactgtccaagtgttccataacatttactacgatgaagtaactcaagtcaagtgctcactatccaggagcgatggcgattcgaatcgattcctaaccagctggtgatttgttccttacacaaatctcactcacccgctaaagtgagatattgatcaccgagtcaactttccaggaacctcgagtttgccaggaaccacatgtacccgggggccgaccgactgcactttggccttatcatcccgcccccgtgtcctaccacacctgcttcggcacagtgcgctgcgggcaatttactcggcccgaaaaatctcccagcttcgcggtcggaaggtactttatccggccagctaaatgtaaggcatgcgttcaacatgactcgaggcccaacaacggccggtccttaatcgacacagacggaaaacactacagtccaaaacactgcaagtctccgtccggtctcaacttcatttaacacttagttataccatgacttcatagtcatccaagcagatccaggtaaccacctatagctcgcaggtgacaggaaatcacccgacttctaccggtctaagccagctaagcattgactcgactgcggataccagggtaacaaggatatagtataacaaaggtaagcaaggtataatgcagcaacggttgcaaacaactcctgaacgtaatgcatcaattaaagtaaagcatttaattaaatcattgcaaaccgggagaaaaatgctccggggcttgcctctctcgaaggagctcggacggtgatcggggcactccggaagttcctcaacgtcctcctcgtcggcttctggcacttcctgctgctgcacctcgagctgctcctcgggctcctcgggtatgacgactgggttctcggtttgcgatcctgtatgatgcaatgcgcgtaagggattatgcaaacggtgcatcgaaggagatgcatgcaatggatatgttgaaatgcaaggtagtcaacatcatctaagaactatactacaagcacatgtcatctactgcattctcttctactactaatatgttaagttaacctatcttatgaaatgcttcaaagatacaccaaagctttactaatttcttaatcacacttaaagcaacacttgcttaaaccctaattaataataggtttgaatagcaacctatatttctgatgctcctaaaaatctgagaaaattacagtagcatactactaccctaaacagactaccataaaaatttcatggcatttggataagtaaactatcctacacaaaaatgacaagctatagcataaaaatgagcatgaaattactttgtactatgaaaagtgtcaaacaacagaattagtatttttcctagattctaaacagtaaataatcactatacaaaaagtaccacatgcatgttttatacaaattttgctctctagcaaaaataacaaaaatcagccatttaaggtacttgaactacacctcaaaattttcccacagcacatatatgaaacatatttttcctaggaagtacatgacataataagattaacaaacttggaatcatatttttctgaagactatagatttttctacacatttttcaagttatcagcaatatttatgattaaataaaatcctacagaaaagtatatcaaaaatgacatgcactatttttcccaagtagatctggtgataaggaacctagcaaatttgtttcaacaaatttggagcaactttgagtatccaaatattttgcaaacctatttctgttttcaaataataatgaataaattgaaaacaaatcatttaaatgctactgggccggcccgcggAAAgtgaactggcccacggccacagccGGCCTGCGCGGCCTGAGCGCGAGGGAGGGGGACGGCCCATCAGGGCGTCAGCcctcggcctggctcggcctggctaGCCGAGGCAGAGCGCCTtgccggggcgcgcgctggcgcgacggcgcggctcggccagcggccggcggccgtctccggccacggcagcgctagcgagcgagcgcaggagacgtgcgaggagaaggcgagctcggtagggtagctaggcgaggctggaggggAGAAGGAGGACGGATTCCATGGCGGCCGTgcacagcggcgccatggccgtcggcggcgagacgcggggaggcccgacctgtgctcggaaggcggagTAAGCTCGAGCGTGACCTcaaggaaggcgaggcggagttgcgAGCGCGAGGAATTGGAGAATGGCGTGGTGGTGCGGGAGTttgacgccggcggagctcgggcgcggcgagggcggagctcgggCTCGGGCTCTGGCGGAAGGAAAGGCAGCGCGGGAGGAGTgaaggcagagcgcgtgcggctggcagcagggcgcgctcctcttcaagccagccagcgcgctgcgtggtcagagctagccgggcgcgtggcggacacgcggcgggcgtcgcctgaCGCGGTCGGGACGTGGCGCGGCGACAGGCAcggcgcgcgggagaagaaggcgcggcgcgcggaggcaggccgggctggcGCGGCGCGGGGTTgggccgaggcgaggcgaggcacgCGGCGTGCGGGagctcgctgggccggcttcggctggcgggccagaagcgaggcggcggcccagaaaaatagaaatggaatttttcaatatattttcaagaaatttttaaatgccatctttcaaacattattttgagcaagaaaatgacctcttttgaaaatgtaccaaaaatgaaagttgcttagaattcaattccctacaactttgattttatgaccaaagtccaattctatctagattttaaattatagaatcaaagttaaattttaactcaaaaccctaattttggggaaattactttggaagcaaaattttgaattgatttgaatacaaaccttgctccaaaaattgtgctaaacaattctagatgatttacaagcataagccaacagtttctactcaactagcaagcaagaatcagagcaaaacaactctaataagtgtatgcatcatttacttttcacaaacatgtttcgtatgtttcgaagtaatgtttcagttgttatatgcaagattacgcatgtatgaataggatgcttgatgatgcacgatatgtatgattagcaatgcctaaatgcaggcataacaccggggtgttacagccctccccccttataaaaatctcgtcccgagatttgggttacgaaccatttgttataaaattcttcataagctttttgtagatactctcctgtttcccaagttgcatctccctcatcatgatgatcccactgtatcttgtatgttttcaccacactattccgagtagcacgttccttagtgtctaacactcggactggttgctcacgatacaccaaatctgatttgagttgaatacctcgaggttctattctttcctccggaacacgcaagcatttcttgagatgtgatacatggaaaactgggaaaacggtactcattgtctcaggtaactctaacttgtaggctaccggacctctttgttccaagatcttgtatggtcctacgaatctcgcagcaagctttcttcggattccaaaccttttcttcttcattggcgtgactttcagataaacatagtcaccaacttcaaacacaaggggtctccttcttttgtctgcatagcttttctgacgtgattgggcagctttcatattctgctgaataatatgaactttcttctcggcttcttctacaaagtcaatgccataataccttctatctccaggttcgacccaattcaatggtgttctacattttctgccatataaagcttcgaatggggccatcttgatgctttcttgataactattattataagaaaactcagctaacggtaaccatgactcccatgatccctttagaagacaatacacaggctcttaacatatcctccaaaacagcatttactcgttcagtctgaccatctgtctgaggatgataagcggtactgcgaattaaactagttcctaagcctttgtgtaaatgttcccaaaaatgagccgtgaactgtgagcctctatcagatattatggtctttggtataccatgcaacctcacaatttctgcgatatacttctcggcatattgaggtggtcgataatctgttttgaccggcaagaaatgagcggtcttggtaagacgatccacaattacccaaatcgaatcatgtcctttttgagtagtgggcaaacccgtgataaaatccatactgatatcgtcccacttccaactagggactgataaaggttgcaacataccggcaggtttcatgtgaatggctttcactcgacaacatgtgtcacatctgacaacatatgctgtaatttctttcttcattttggtccaccaatatcgagatcttagttcttgatacatcttactacttccaggatggatagataacttagaaaggtgagcttcatccatgagtttattcctaagctctcgatccttgggaaccacaagacggtcgtcaaaccacaacacgccctgttcatccactttaaagtgttgagacggcttttcttttattttctcttgatgtggaatatccccttgtcagttttctggccttctattatcttactctccaaagagcaactaatctgaatactatgtaacacagcaggatgcattagatcgaatccatcttcaagtaatggctgcacattcaagtaatgtgactttctgctcaaagcatctgccactacattggctttaccaggatgatattgcacattcaagttgtaatccttgatcaattccaaccatctacgctgtctcatgtttagctctggttgggtaaagatatacttaagactcttgtgatccgtgaaaatattgcacacattaccaagtagataatgtctccaaattttgagggcgtgcacaactgcagcaagttcaagatcatgtgttggatagttgacctcgtgctttctcaattgacgtgatgcataagctatgactctcctttcttgcataagtacacagcctaatccagttttcgatgcgtcgcaaaacacatcaaatggtttctcaatatctggttgtgctagaacaggagcagtggtcaacagtttccgcaaagtgtggaaagctgcttcacactcctctgtccacacaaacttgtgatccttctgtaggagactcgtcatcggtttggcgatcttcgagaaatctggtataaagcgacggtaataacccgctagtcctaagaaacttctaatctcaggaactgtggtcggtgctttccaattcataacttcttgcaccttacttggatcgactgaaactccattctctgacagaatgtgaccaaggaaagggaacttccttcaaccagaattcgcatttgctaaacttagcatacaattgatgatctctaagtctggtcaagacagttctcagatgctcttcgtgatctttctcgttctcggagtacaccagaatgtcatcgatgaacactaccacaaacttatccaattctggcatgaaaactgtattcatcaaaaacataaagtatgcaggagcatttgtcaagccaaaagacatgacaagatactcatacaacccgtatctggtggaaaatgcagtttttggtatatcctgtggcctaatcttgatctgatgataaccggatctcaaatctatttttgagaacaccttggccttggataattggtcaaacagaacatcaatatgtggcaagggatatttattcttgatggtcacagcagttgagtggcctataatctacgcacattctcaacgtgccctctttctttttcttcacaaacaaagcgggacatccccattcagacttgcttggccgaataaaccccttttttgacaattcttctaattgcttcttcagctcagctaactcatctggaggcatccgatatggtctccttgaaatcggagctgttccggggactaactcaattccaaactcaatctccctatctggcggaagaccaggtagctcatccgggaatacatccggaaattcacacactaccggaatctgatgaataggaatgactgctgtagcgcatgtaacacttataaggtctgttcttcgaggcaatggtacttggaaagtaccctcacctaggggatccttaagggtaagtactcgacttccagtatctatgactgctccccaatccttcatccaattcatccctataatgacatccaagactaacccaggcataactatcaagttcactcggaacttcctgctacctaattcaagggttgcccctcgaaccatccggttggtcaaaacatcagcccctgctgaacttatacggtaaccataacccaattctgtgcatagttgttcatgtttctgtgcaaatgcttgactcataaaagaatgcgatgatccagaatcaaatagaacaactgcagggttttcgttgacaggaaacttaccagcagtgacgggctctccctccggaatttcatccactgttgtactgtgcactctagcattataagtctgctgcttcttcttgggcgggtacggacaaaacttcgagaaatgaccgggttgatcacagttatagcagggtcctcttactgtcccggcagatcccacagctcccttggaacttgccttgtaccgcagttgcggctgctttgttgggctgtactgccatcttgtacggcttttgaggtccatggaaattctggcttcttggctgaggtggcctgaatctagcaccagggtgccgatgggcgatatggaggacgacctcccataggtgctctagcttgagacggcccaccttcaaaggctctcttgcgtgtcttggctgcggtgctggcgttgttattcttctcctgcttcagacagtcgctgatgaagtcattgaatctgacgcggttgttggtaccaacatgcttcatcatttttggattgagacccctcttaaagctggctattctcttagcatctgtgtcaaccatgtcgggagcatagcgacataagttgttgaaagcatgtaggtattgcgtcacggtcttggtgccctggttcaatgccagaaactctcccaacttcatctcggtcagcccgggtggaatatagactccgcggaaggcctcagcaaactctctccaagaaatctgagcatttggagggaaggtggtgcgatggtgcttccaccacattcccgccggtccttgcaattgaagtgcagcatactccgttttcagaacctcagtcatcctcaacacacggaatttatcttccatcgtgttgatccattcctcagcatcgagtggctctgtggcttccttgaatactggtggcctggtgtccatgaaatctttgaagctgctatattggtttactcccatgccaccgccttgattgttaccacgttgcacgttgttggctatggtgcgcagaaaatcttccatgttcttctgggattgttccgtgttgcgctgactcccaagcagctgtgcgagaaacatctcgggggtaaacggaggaggaggtggcaaatgcggttcatggggaggctcattgttgttgccatggtttccaccaccaccaccggtccccgtaccgttagcaccgggctcagcggcttcatacgtggttcggcgagtgtttgtcatctgcatatgtcagcaacaagtaacgattgagtgaagctgtaataattgcgagtgaaggaaaacttatgccgtactgaatttactggagagaataaattcatacaataaaacagaggcacaacaatcgcatcccaattaaaacaacagcacttaatcaaattactccaacggcaaacatcgcgtccataaaatcacattgccagcatacatacactggactttttatgcgttcagatatcgcatttgaAAATTAAGTtccgaccacatgccaagtctcatacgtttgaAGCAATATAggataggttacatgccaacaaaagaaaggtcatcgcgacaggacctagatactagcgcaaagcaactagcctactcctcggggccatcgtcgggatcggagacgtcaccatcgcctc
This genomic interval carries:
- the LOC136511956 gene encoding rac-like GTP-binding protein 2, whose protein sequence is MSVTKFIKCVTVGDGAVGKTCMLICYTSNKFPTDYIPTVFDNFSANVSVDGNIVNLGLWDTAGQEDYSRLRPLSYRGADVFVLAFSLISRASYENVLKKWMPELRRFAPNVPVVLVGTKLDLRDHRAYLADHPGASTITTAQGEELRKQIGAAAYIECSSKTQQNVKSVFDTAIKVVLQPPRRWEAMPARKKNRRGSGCSIMNLMCGSTCAA
- the LOC136513320 gene encoding uncharacterized protein, producing the protein MTNTRRTTYEAAEPGANGTGTGGGGGNHGNNNEPPHEPHLPPPPPFTPEMFLAQLLGSQRNTEQSQKNMEDFLRTIANNVQRGNNQGGGMGVNQYSSFKDFMDTRPPVFKEATEPLDAEEWINTMEDKFRVLRMTEVLKTEYAALQLQGPAGMWWKHHRTTFPPNAQISWREFAEAFRGVYIPPGLTEMKLGEFLALNQGTKTVTQYLHAFNNLCRYAPDMVDTDAKRIASFKRGLNPKMMKHVGTNNRVRFNDFISDCLKQEKNNNASTAAKTRKRAFEGGPSQARAPMGGRPPYRPSAPWC